In Gambusia affinis linkage group LG20, SWU_Gaff_1.0, whole genome shotgun sequence, the genomic window GTTGTAGGTTAAAGGTCACTGAAGTTGGTTGTATGACGAAGAAACACTAAAATCTATCAGGAATATGTCATGGGAATGttcctgtttatgttttatgttcacaTAAGACAAAAGAGGACAAATTTGTATTGTTGACGTTTCAATTTTCATGTCTGAACTCTCAATAAAATCTAGCAGGACTATTACACGAAATCAAACAACTATGGCAAAGTGTACTTTTCCAAGGGCATTCTTCCAACTGATTTATCCACAAACTTAATTTCTGCTTCCTGCAGATGATCCGCAGCTGTTGGTGATTAAAGAAGAGCGTCCCTTTGAGTGGAGCTCCAGTGAGGACGAGCAGGACCCAGAGCTGTTCCACGTAAAGGAGGAAAATGAGGAACCCTGGACCAATCAGGAGGGAGAGCAGCTTTATGGAGAGGAGGATCTCGCCAGTTTCCCGTTAAATGTTATTGTGAAgagtgaagaagaagaggaggaggaatatCAGTCTTCACAGCTGTATTTCAGGGAAACTGAGCATAATAGAGAATCAAAACCTCTGAGTTCCGTtcagtttataaaaacagaaccCGGTGAGGGGCCAGAATCAACGATAAAGCCGGGACTAAGCAACTACTTTAAGATAAACACTGCTGGAAAAGTTTCAGACTCTTCAGAGACTGAAGTCAGTGATGAGGACAGTCACTGGCAGGAACCGCTACCAGATTTTGGAGCAGAAATTAAGCACAAAGAGAGCAGAACAGCCAATTCGGGCGACACAGCCAAGGCCCTCTATAGCTGCTTTGAGTGTGATAAACAATATTTCTACAAGCAGTCCCTCCATAGACACATGAAGTGTCATTCCTCCAGCTCGGGTAACACAAACCACTGCAGTGGGCAGGAAAACACCGATTCAGACCCATCAGCAGtcaggaagaaagagagagtgtTCATTTGTGACGTCTGTGGGCATGAATTTAACCAGAGGACTAATCTTACTACGCACAAGAGAGTCCACACAGGGGAGAAGCCATTCAGGTGTGATGTTTGTGGCAAAAGATTTAACCAGCGAGGGAATTTGCGCAATCACAAGCGAATCCACACCGGAGAGAGGCCGTTCATATGCGACTTCTGTGGCGAGAGGTTCAGGAATCAGGGGATCCTGCAGGCGCACATGAGGGTCCACACCGGAGAGAAACCTTTCGTTTGTGGTGTGTGTGGCAGAAAATTTTCTCGCAAGACGCATTTCGAGACTCACATGAGAGTCCACACAGGAGAGAGGCCGTTCAGCTGTGAAATCTGCGGCAAAGATTTTCGTCACAAGATGCATTACCAGGAGCACATCCGGGTCCACACTGGAGAGCTGCCGTTTCCCTGTGAGGTTTGCGGGAAAAAATTTCGACTTCAGTGCAATTTAAAGAGACACCTGCGAGTTCACACAGGAGAAAAGCCCTTCAGCTGCGACGAGTGCGGGAAGACGTTCAGTTGCAAGTCGCATCTTAAGCGACACACCAAGGTCCACACGGGAGTGCGGCCCTTCTCCTGCGAGATTTGCGGGGACACATTTGCCGAGCCGGGAGCCGTGAAGAGCCACATCCTGGTCCACACGGGAGAGAAGCCGTTCGAGTGC contains:
- the LOC122823335 gene encoding gastrula zinc finger protein XlCGF57.1-like; translation: MKEVDYVHQSSVESLAAEDKVQMKQLGVHQDVGRNQTADDPQLLVIKEERPFEWSSSEDEQDPELFHVKEENEEPWTNQEGEQLYGEEDLASFPLNVIVKSEEEEEEEYQSSQLYFRETEHNRESKPLSSVQFIKTEPGEGPESTIKPGLSNYFKINTAGKVSDSSETEVSDEDSHWQEPLPDFGAEIKHKESRTANSGDTAKALYSCFECDKQYFYKQSLHRHMKCHSSSSGNTNHCSGQENTDSDPSAVRKKERVFICDVCGHEFNQRTNLTTHKRVHTGEKPFRCDVCGKRFNQRGNLRNHKRIHTGERPFICDFCGERFRNQGILQAHMRVHTGEKPFVCGVCGRKFSRKTHFETHMRVHTGERPFSCEICGKDFRHKMHYQEHIRVHTGELPFPCEVCGKKFRLQCNLKRHLRVHTGEKPFSCDECGKTFSCKSHLKRHTKVHTGVRPFSCEICGDTFAEPGAVKSHILVHTGEKPFECDICGKTFRQKSTLTRHKVVHTGEKPHSCTLCGARFTQQCNLKTHMRLHTR